The DNA region CGACGCTGAACGAGATCGATTTTCAGGTCGCCATAATTCAAAAATAAGGGAACGGAGAGGGCGCGCAATCGACGCAGTAGCGCTTCCACTCGCGCCATAAACTCCTGCATCCCAAACGGTTTGGTGATGTAGTCGTCCGCTCCCGCTTTTAAGCCTCTGACGATATCGTTTTGGCTGGTGCGCGCCGAGAGTAACAACACGAGAGATTGCTTTTGCTGGTACAGCCATCGGCAGAGTTCAACCCCGTCTCCATCGGGAAGATCGGAATCGAGAACGACTAGAGAAGGCTGAAAATTGTAATATAGGCTTCTGGCTTGGTGGAGGTTAGCCGATTGCTGAACCCGATAGCCAGCTTGTTGAAGATGCCAGCCTAACAGCGATCGCAAATGAGGATTGCCTTCAACCACGAGAATGCGAGTAGATCCCACGATAGCCTACAGTCCTTATCGAGCGTAGGCTTCAGCGTAGCAGAGCTAATGTCAGGATTTTGTAACAATGGCTACGGCCTGGTAATCTCACCACTCAAAAGTTGCTGGGTTGCTTTTTTTCCAGTTACACTCAAGAGTAATCCGCAAAAATG from Oscillatoria sp. FACHB-1406 includes:
- a CDS encoding response regulator codes for the protein MGSTRILVVEGNPHLRSLLGWHLQQAGYRVQQSANLHQARSLYYNFQPSLVVLDSDLPDGDGVELCRWLYQQKQSLVLLLSARTSQNDIVRGLKAGADDYITKPFGMQEFMARVEALLRRLRALSVPLFLNYGDLKIDLVQRRVQLREELVDLTPQEFSLLYILARAEGAALSRTELLRRAWPDAIDNPRTIDTHVLSLRKKLETDPRQPSLIQTVRNVGYRFNAEPVEGDEKTSSAIPAIAAAN